The sequence GGGCGGGCCTCGGGTTCGGGGCGTGCGGTGTGCGGGTGCGGGGCGTGTGGGTGCGGGGGCGTGGGTGGTGAAGGGTCGCATATCGGGGCCGGTCGGGGTGGGGCATCCGGGGGAGCCGCGTGAGGGGTGTTGCGCGGGGTGCGGCTGCGCCAGAATCTACGCGCGTTGTCCCGCTGTGTGACGGCACGCATCGGCGTTTTGGCGTTCATCCAAGGGAGTTGGCATGTCGCTCGACCGTAGGAAGTTCTTGGGGCGTTCCGTGGTGACGGGGGCCGGGGTGGCGCTCGCGGGGGCGGCGGGCGCGCCGGCGGCCGGGGCGGTGGAGGCCCGGGGCACGGGTGACCACGGTGGCCGCGGTCACCGGCGGGAGCGGTACGCCTTCACGGTCATGGGCACGACGGATCTGCACGGCAATGTCTTCAACTGGGACTACGCCACCGGCGCGGAGTTCGACGATGCGGCGCACAACGACGTCGGTCTGGCGAAGATTTCGACGCTGGTGACGCAGGTGCGGCGGGAGAAGGGCCGGCGGCACACGCTGCTGATCGATGCGGGCGACACGATTCAGGGCACCCAGCTGGCGTATTACTACGCCAAGGTGGATCCGATCACGGATCCGGACGGGCCGGTGCATCCGATGGCGCGGGCGATGAATGCGATCGGCTATGACGCCGCGGCGCTGGGGAATCATGAGTTCAATTACGGCATTCCGGTGCTGCGGAAGTTCGAGGAGAGCTGTGATTTTCCGCTGCTGGGGGCGAATGCGGTGGATGCGAGGTCGCTGCGGCCGGCGTTCCGTCCGTATGTGCTGAAGCGGTTGCGGTCACCGCGCGGCCGGGAGGTGACGGTGGCGGTGCTGGGTTTGACGAATCCGGGGATCGCGATCTGGGACAAGGCGCATGTGCAGGGGAAGCTGGCGTTTCCGGGGCTGGTGGAGCAGGCGGCGAAGTGGGTACCGAAGCTGCGGTCGATGGGCGCGGATGTGGTGATCGTGGCGGCGCATTCCGGGATGAGCGGTACGTCGTCGTACGGGGATCAGTTGCCGTATGTGGAGAATGCGGCGGCGTTGGTGGCGGAGCAGGTGCCGGGGATCGATGCGGTGTTGGTGGGGCATGCGCATGTGGAGGTTCCCGAGCGGCGGGTGGTGAACAAGGAGACGGGCCGCGAGGTGGTGCTGTCGGAGCCGTTGAAGTGGGGGCAGCGGCTGACGCTTTTCGATGTGGCGGTGGAGTGGCATCGGGGGCGCTGGGAGGTGGCGTCGGTCGGTGCGCGGGTCCTGAACTCGAATGCGGTGGCGGAGGACGCGCGGATCACGGGGTTGCTGCGGGCCGAGCACCGGAAGGTCGTGGCGTATGTGAACCGGGTGATCGGCCGGTCCAAGGCGGAGATGACGGCGGCCGAGGCGCCGGTGAAGGATACGCCGGTATTGGACTTCATTGCTTTTGTGCAGGCGGAGGTGGTGCGTAAGGCGCTTGCGGGGTCGGCGTATGCGTCGTTGCCGGTGTTGTCGCAGGCGTCGTGTTTTTCGCGGACTGCGAGGGTGCCGGAGGGTGAGGTGACGATCCGGTCGATGGCGGCGTTGTATCCGTTCGACAACACGCTGGAGGCGAGGGTGTTGACGGGTGCGCAGGTGCGGGCGTATTTGGAGTTTTCGGCGCGGTATTACGTGCGGACGGCGGCCGGTGGTCCGGTGGATCCGTCGAAGGTCACGAATGCGGACGGTACGCCGGATTACAACTATGACGTGGTGAGCGGCGTCTCGTACGAGATCGATATCGCGAAGCCGGCGGGGCAGCGGATCGGGAAGCTGATGTTCGGCGGGAAGCCGTTGGATGATGCGGCGCGGTTCGTACTGGCGGTGAACAATTACCGGGCGAGTGGTGGCGGTAATTTCCCGCATGTGGCGGCCGCGGAGCAGGTGTGGTCGACGTCCGACGAGATCCGGAATTTGATCATCGGGTGGGTTCAGGAGAGTGGGCAGATCGATCCTGCCCGGTTCGCTTCGGTGGACTGGAAGCTGACGCGGGACGGGGTTCCGGTGTTCTGATTTCCGGTGGACCGCCAGGGGCCGCGGGGTCGCCGGAGGCACGGGCGGGAGGGGGCGCCGTCCGGGGGCGGCTGCGGTCTCTTCCTGGGCCCGGCACTCCCGCGGGCTCCCCCGGGTTCCCCACTCCCCCGGCTCCCGTGGGCCTGGTGTCGGGTGGCGGACGGACGTCGGTGGCAGGGGGCCGGGGTCAGCGGCGGGGGACGAGGGTGGAGCCCTGGCGGGGGACCATGCCGGTGCGTCCCGTCGACGGCTGGGGGAGGCCGAAGCTGGTGAAGGCCGTGCGGCTGGGGAGGGGGTAGGGGGTGTTGCCGGTGAGGCAGTTGAGGATGGTGGCGCTGCGCCAGGCGGCGAGGCCGAGGTCGGGGGTGCCGACGCCGTGGGTGTGGGTTTCGGCGTTCTGGACGTAGACCGAGCCGGTGACGGCGGGGTCGAGGACGAGGCGGTGGTCGGCGTCGATACGGGGGCGGGCGCCGGAGTCGCGGCGTAGGTAGGGGTCGATGGCGGCGAGCAGGGTGTCCATGCGGCGTTCGCGGTAGCCGGTGGCGAGGATGACGGCGTCGGTGGTGAGGCGGGAGCGGGTGCCTTGCTGGGTGTGGTCGAGGTGGAGTTCGACCTTGGTGGTGCCGACGCGGCCCGCGGTGCGGACGAAGACTCCGGGGGTGAGGGTGGCGTCGGGCCAGCCGCCGTCGAGGGTGCGGCGGTAGAGCTCGTCGTGGATGGCTCCGAGGGTGGCGTGGTCGATGCCTTTGTGGAGCTGCCATTGGCCGGGGACGAGGTCGTCGCGGACGCGTTCGGGCAGGGCGTGGAAGTAGCGGGTGTAGTCGGGGGTGAAGTGTTCGAGGCCGAGTTTGCTGTATTCCATGGGGGCGAAGGCGGGGGTGCGGGCGAGCCAGTGGAGGCGTTCGCGGCCGGCGGGGCGGGCGCGGAGCTGGTCGAGGAAGATTTCGGCGCCTGACTGGCCGGCGCCGATGACGGTGACGTGGTTGGCGCCGATGAGGCTGTCGCGGTGGTCGAGGTAGTCGGCGGAGTGGATGACGGGGACGGCGGGGGCCTCGGCGAGGGGGCGGAGGGGGACGGGGATGTGGGGGGTGGTGCCGATGCCGAGGACGAGGTTGCGGGCGTAGGTGCGGCCCAGGGCTTCGGCTTCGCCTTCGGTGTCGAGCTGGGTGAAGTCGACTTCGAAGACTTCGTGTTCGGGGTTCCAGCGGACGGCGTCGATCTGGTGGCCGAAGTGGAGGCTGGGGAGGTTTTCGCTGACCCAGCGGCAGTAGGCGTCGTATTCGGCGCGGTGGAGGTGGAAGCGTTCGGCGAAGTAGAAGGGGAAGAGCCGTTCGCGGGTTTTGAGGTAGTTGAGGAAGGTCCAGGGGCTGGCGGGGTCGGCGAGGGTGACCAGGTCGGCGAGGAAGGGGACTTGGAGGGTGGCGCCGTCGATCAGGAGGCCGGGGTGCCAGTGGAAGGCGGGGCGCTGGTCGTAGAAGGCGGCGCGGAGGGGGGTGAGGGGGTGGGCGAGGGCGGCGAGGGAGAGGTTGAAGGGGCCGATGCCGATGCCCGCGAGGTCGAGGGGTTCACCGGGGCTCGTGGTGTGGGTGGTGAGGGGGGTTTCCGGGTGCGGGGTGGCGGTCATCGAGGCGTGTGGCCTTCCACGAGTTTGAGGAGGGTGGTCAGGTCTCCGGGTTGGGTGTGGGGGTTGAGGAGGGTGGCTTTGAGCCAGAGGCCGGTGGGGGTGGTGGCGCGGCCGAGGACGGCCTGTCCGTCGGTGAGGAGGGTGCGGCGGATGGTGGCGAGGGCGGTGTCGTCGGCGCCGGTGGGGCGGAAGAGGACGGTGCTGAGGGCCGGACGGGAGTGGAGTTCGTAGCGGGGGTGGGCCTCGATGAGGTCGGCGAGGGTCTGCGCGGCGGCGAGGGTGCGGTCGACGAGTTCGCCGAGGCCGTGGCGGCCGAGGGCTTTGAGGGTGACGGCGAT is a genomic window of Streptomyces sp. Edi2 containing:
- a CDS encoding 5'-nucleotidase C-terminal domain-containing protein, with the protein product MSLDRRKFLGRSVVTGAGVALAGAAGAPAAGAVEARGTGDHGGRGHRRERYAFTVMGTTDLHGNVFNWDYATGAEFDDAAHNDVGLAKISTLVTQVRREKGRRHTLLIDAGDTIQGTQLAYYYAKVDPITDPDGPVHPMARAMNAIGYDAAALGNHEFNYGIPVLRKFEESCDFPLLGANAVDARSLRPAFRPYVLKRLRSPRGREVTVAVLGLTNPGIAIWDKAHVQGKLAFPGLVEQAAKWVPKLRSMGADVVIVAAHSGMSGTSSYGDQLPYVENAAALVAEQVPGIDAVLVGHAHVEVPERRVVNKETGREVVLSEPLKWGQRLTLFDVAVEWHRGRWEVASVGARVLNSNAVAEDARITGLLRAEHRKVVAYVNRVIGRSKAEMTAAEAPVKDTPVLDFIAFVQAEVVRKALAGSAYASLPVLSQASCFSRTARVPEGEVTIRSMAALYPFDNTLEARVLTGAQVRAYLEFSARYYVRTAAGGPVDPSKVTNADGTPDYNYDVVSGVSYEIDIAKPAGQRIGKLMFGGKPLDDAARFVLAVNNYRASGGGNFPHVAAAEQVWSTSDEIRNLIIGWVQESGQIDPARFASVDWKLTRDGVPVF
- a CDS encoding SidA/IucD/PvdA family monooxygenase gives rise to the protein MTATPHPETPLTTHTTSPGEPLDLAGIGIGPFNLSLAALAHPLTPLRAAFYDQRPAFHWHPGLLIDGATLQVPFLADLVTLADPASPWTFLNYLKTRERLFPFYFAERFHLHRAEYDAYCRWVSENLPSLHFGHQIDAVRWNPEHEVFEVDFTQLDTEGEAEALGRTYARNLVLGIGTTPHIPVPLRPLAEAPAVPVIHSADYLDHRDSLIGANHVTVIGAGQSGAEIFLDQLRARPAGRERLHWLARTPAFAPMEYSKLGLEHFTPDYTRYFHALPERVRDDLVPGQWQLHKGIDHATLGAIHDELYRRTLDGGWPDATLTPGVFVRTAGRVGTTKVELHLDHTQQGTRSRLTTDAVILATGYRERRMDTLLAAIDPYLRRDSGARPRIDADHRLVLDPAVTGSVYVQNAETHTHGVGTPDLGLAAWRSATILNCLTGNTPYPLPSRTAFTSFGLPQPSTGRTGMVPRQGSTLVPRR